The following are encoded together in the Lathyrus oleraceus cultivar Zhongwan6 chromosome 3, CAAS_Psat_ZW6_1.0, whole genome shotgun sequence genome:
- the LOC127129303 gene encoding gibberellin 2-beta-dioxygenase 8 gives MDPISDPPFEEAYKILLNKTQNNSNDFHHGEKKLAAVEECELPMIDLSHLEEKNEAIREKCKFEIARASQEWGFFQVINHGIPKDIFNRLKSEQEKVFKLPFDKKTKEDKFLQFSSGSYRWGTPSATCVGQLSWSEAFHIPLKDVLGTTTQTNTLRYAIEQFATIASNLAQTLAHILAEQMSYESTFFKENCLPNTCYLRLNRYPPCPIASEIHGLMPHTDSDFLTILYQDQVGGLQLVKDKKWIAVKPNPSALIINIGDLFQAWSNGVYKSVEHRVVTNPKVERFSMAYFLCPSNETVIESCRKPSLYKKFSFEEYRQQVRNDVQNLGSKIGLPRFLLF, from the exons ATGGACCCAATTTCAGACCCACCATTTGAAGAAGCATACAAGATCCTCTTGAACAAGACACAAAACAATTCTAATGATTTCCACCACGGCGAAAAAAAACTCGCGGCGGTGGAAGAATGCGAGCTTCCGATGATCGATTTGAGCCATTTAGAAGAGAAGAATGAAGCAATAAGAGAAAAATGCAAGTTTGAGATAGCTAGGGCTTCACAAGAATGGGGTTTTTTCCAAGTTATAAACCATGGAATTCCAAAGGACATATTTAATAGGTTGAAAAGTGAACAAGAGAAAGTGTTTAAGCTTCCATTTGATAAAAAGACGAAAGAGGACAAGTTCTTGCAATTTTCATCTGGTAGTTATCGTTGGGGAACACCTTCTGCCACATGTGTTGGACAGTTATCTTGGTCTGAGGCATTTCATATCCCTTTAAAGGATGTTTTAGGAACCACTACTCAAACAAATACACTTAG ATACGCAATTGAACAATTTGCTACCATAGCATCCAATCTTGCGCAAACACTGGCTCATATTCTTGCTGAACAAATGAGTTATGAGTCAACTTTTTTCAAAGAGAATTGCTTGCCAAATACTTGTTATCTTCGACTGAATCGATATCCTCCATGTCCTATAGCTTCTGAGATTCATGGTTTAATGCCACACACTGATAGTGATTTTCTCACCATATTATACCAAGATCAAGTTGGAGGATTGCAATTAGTGAAAGACAAGAAATGGATTGCTGTTAAACCAAACCCTAGCGCTCTTATAATCAACATCGGCGACTTATTTCAG GCATGGAGTAATGGAGTTTACAAGAGTGTTGAGCATAGAGTTGTTACAAACCCAAAAGTTGAAAGATTTTCTATGGCATATTTCTTGTGCCCTTCAAATGAGACAGTGATAGAGAGTTGTAGGAAGCCATCTCTATACAAAAAATTTAGCTTTGAGGAATATAGACAACAGGTTCGAAATGATGTTCAAAATTTGGGTTCCAAAATAGGCCTACCTAGGTTTCTTctattttaa